ACTGACCGAAGACAAGGCCGGCGCGCGCTATTTGATCAATGCGCACGAACCCGGTCGGGTGACGATCAACCACGTTGTCCACACCCGGAGTCTGATTGTCGGCCCGGAGCGCCTGGTCGTCGAATGGCGGCCGCGCAATATGGCCGAGCTGCGCCTCGATGACATTGACGAAGTCCTGATCGACGCGCCGGAAATCGTGCTGCTAGGCACGGGCAACCGGCAACAATTCCCCAATGCGGAGATACTGGGCCGCTTTGCCGCCGCCGGCATCGGCTGCGAAGTCATGGACAATGCGGCGGCCTGTCGGACCTATACCGTGCTGACATCCGAGCGCAGGCGTGTCATCGCCGCCTTGCTACTCGGCGACTGAGCTTCACTCCTGCAACAGGGATTCCTCAGAGAAGCCGGTCGCCTCAAGCGTGCGCCGCAGATGCCGCAAGGCTTCCATCTGAATCTGGCGGGCCCGTTCGCGCGTGACGCCCAGGGCGCGACCGACTTCCTCCAACGTCGCCTTCTCGTAGCCCAGCAGGCCGAAACGCCGCACGATGACCTCGCGCTGTTTCGCATCGAGCTCGTTCAGCCAGGCGGTGACGTGTTGCGCGATGCTCTCGTCCTGCAGTTGTTCCGAAGGCTCCTGCGACTGTTCATCCGGCACCATCTCCGCGAGTGACCGCCCGCCTTCCCTGCCGACCGGCACATCCATCGACGATGCCCGCTCACTCAGGCGCAGCAAGCGCTTGATGTCGTCC
This genomic stretch from Acidihalobacter ferrooxydans harbors:
- a CDS encoding Mth938-like domain-containing protein, with the translated sequence MKLTEDKAGARYLINAHEPGRVTINHVVHTRSLIVGPERLVVEWRPRNMAELRLDDIDEVLIDAPEIVLLGTGNRQQFPNAEILGRFAAAGIGCEVMDNAAACRTYTVLTSERRRVIAALLLGD